A stretch of DNA from Cannabis sativa cultivar Pink pepper isolate KNU-18-1 chromosome X, ASM2916894v1, whole genome shotgun sequence:
ccatataatttatttttccagcTGTTTCTTTCCCCCCTAAAGCTGGGAAACTTGTCTCATCAAAATGACAATCAGCAAAACGTGCTGTAAATATATATCCAGTTGTGGGTTCGAGATATTTAATGACAGATGGAGATTCATACCCAACATATATTCCCAGCCTCCTTTGAGGACCCATCTTTGTTCGTTGTGGTGGAGCAATCGGAACATATACTGTACAACCAAAGATTCTTAGATGGGAAATATTTGGCTCCTGACCAAAAGCCAATTGTAGTGGGGAGaatttgtgatatgatgttggccTAATGCGTACAAGTGCCGTAGCATGTAAAATAGCATGTGCCCAAGCTATAattgggagttttgttctcaTAAGTAATGGTCTTGCGATTAATTGGAGGCGCTTGATAAATGATTCTGCTATACCATTTTGTGTATGTACATGAGCAACAGGATGTTCAACATTTATCCCTATTGACatacaataatcattaaaagCCTGTGATGTAAATTCACCAGCATTATCAAGGCGGATTGTCTTGATTGCATAGTCTGGGAATTGTCCTCCTAATCAGATTATTTGAGAAAGTAATCTTGCAAATGCTACATTACGAGTAGATAATAAGCAAACATGTGACCATCTAGTTGATGCATCTAtcaataccataaaatatctgaatggtcgacatggtgggcaaataggcccacatatgtcgccctgaattcgttcaagaaatccaggggattcaattccaacctttaccggtgaactttccttgagaacaagcagcacatgagaactcactggataaaagaatcttttggttcttcaatggatgaccatgtgagttctctattattctacgcatcataattgaaccgggatggcctaaccggtcatgccaaataacaaataaatttttctggtttgtgaacttctcgttcacaataacatgagtttctattgtacttatacgtgtaacgtacaaacctgaagacaaaccaggtaatttttctaatatgcatttttttttcttgaaacaatagatgtaatgcaaagatattcaaaattattttcatctattgtctcaatatgatatccattacgacgtatatctttgaaactcaacagatccctttttcatttgatggataataaggcatcatctataataatttttgttcctCTAGGCATCAATATAATGGCTCTTCCGGAGCCCTCAATTAAATTTGCATTGCCTGATATTGTATTAACATTTGCCTTCATTcttgataaatttgaaaaatatatatcacttctaagtattgtatgagtggttgcgctatccaccaaacacatatcatcaccattatttgtagaatcatgtatagaatgacaaatgtccattacttcattaaccaaaaaaaaacataataagttcaaaatataaatgcttaaataataaaagttcaTTACATAAGCatgccaaataaaataaacaccttaaagtaaataaatgataataataaaaaaaaacataacaaagaaAAGTGACTAATTGTGGACATTCCCATCTCCATTATCGATATTCATGTTCATATTAATGAgatcttcattaaaaaaaatctgcAACATCTAAGTGTGCAATATCCAAAGGCTCTTTGAGAAAACCATCATCTTGATAGGCAaaattttcttctattttctcATTTCCTTTCACAGATGATTGATAAAGATCAACAAGGTGTTTTGCCGTACGACAGGCACGTGCCCAGTGTCCTTTTATTCCACATCTGGAACATAAATTTTCAGAATTTCTACGAGTATTATTTTGAGGACCTTTTCCCTTGTTCTCAGTAGTTGTGCTTTTCATTGgagtatatgaatttttattttcgcCATTACGATGCCAAACATTGCTTCGACCGCGACCGCGACCGCGACTTTGATTATGGTCACGACCACGTCTATTACTTCGATTATGATCACGACTACGACTATGATTAGGATTGTCAGCAATTGTAGCATTCACTTCAGGGAATGGAGCAGACCCAGTTGGGCAGGATTcatgatttttcatcaaaagttcATTATTCTGCTCAGCTACTAGAAGACATGAAAGTAattctgaatattttttaaaatttcgctcTCTATATTGCTGCTACAGGAGCACATTAGAGGCATGAAAagtagtatatattttttctaatatttcatagtcagtaactttttctccacacaACATTAATTTAGAAGTGATATTAAACATTGCAAAGTTATAATCACTTACTGATTTAAAATCTTGCAACCTCAGGTGC
This window harbors:
- the LOC133032314 gene encoding uncharacterized protein LOC133032314, with the translated sequence MGLGDTIKDQNTETKRNKAKAMIFLRQHLHEGLKSEYLTQQYRERNFKKYSELLSCLLVAEQNNELLMKNHESCPTGSAPFPEVNATIADNPNHSRSRDHNRSNRRGRDHNQSRGRGRGRSNVWHRNGENKNSYTPMKSTTTENKGKGPQNNTRRNSENLCSRCGIKGHWARACRTAKHLVDLYQSSVKGNEKIEENFAYQDDGFLKEPLDIAHLDVADFF